In Patescibacteria group bacterium, a single window of DNA contains:
- a CDS encoding DUF4012 domain-containing protein — protein sequence MDEKKIDIPEIKLPETPDTGFSEVSAAVPQNIKNEQGFVEIPNLKFKNNKKKKIIIRVAAVVLAIFVFLILATLIPGITVYKKAKVLVADSQTMKADFSKQDINLVQTDVGKFKTDLTSFQSSYNLLSWMKFMPFLSGYWNDGNHAINGAQHAINAGEIGIETAKPYADIIGFAPGGTKATNAEENANDRIQFLVSTIKDILPKVDQVSKEADAAKSEFDQIDPNRYPTAFAGKPIREDLTKGIDLIDEAAGLVANSKPLLQSAPYMMGIDSPRTYLVLFQNDKELRPTGGFITGYSIMTVDKGKVSNVTSNDIYNLDNIYTPTIKAPQPIIQFIKGPYVINPNLRLRDMNFDPDFKDSMTTFVAEAQKAGIPKIDGVIAVDTQVLVNILNVIGTVGVPGYGNFGTQINPKCNCPDVVYQLEDFADVEGSVVWDQNDPTKIIYAPANYYNRKAIIGPLMNSVLKNSLGQPKEKIPALFQAAWNSLTQKDVLFYMLDANAQQGVESFNIAGRVSDTPANDDYLFVDDANLGGRKSNLYVTNEVESDASIGLDGSITKTVTLTYKNSQGYDGWLNSVLPSWLRIYVPKGSTLISIDGLDNKQAPYEDLGKTVFAGSYSLRPLGVVTITVKYKLPFKAANGQYNLFVQKQSGVESIMETVKVGRQEQDTFLKSDQEFKFKI from the coding sequence ATGGACGAAAAAAAAATAGATATTCCAGAAATAAAATTGCCAGAAACTCCAGATACAGGTTTCAGTGAAGTTTCAGCTGCCGTACCTCAGAATATAAAAAACGAGCAGGGTTTTGTGGAGATTCCAAATTTGAAATTTAAAAATAACAAAAAAAAGAAAATAATCATTAGAGTTGCTGCTGTTGTTTTGGCAATTTTTGTTTTTTTGATTCTTGCAACGCTGATTCCAGGAATTACAGTTTATAAAAAAGCTAAAGTTTTGGTTGCTGATTCACAAACCATGAAAGCAGATTTCTCAAAGCAGGATATAAATTTGGTGCAGACAGATGTTGGAAAATTTAAAACTGACTTAACTTCGTTTCAATCTTCATATAACTTATTGTCCTGGATGAAGTTTATGCCATTTTTGAGCGGATATTGGAATGATGGAAACCATGCAATAAACGGGGCGCAGCATGCTATTAATGCTGGAGAAATTGGAATTGAAACTGCAAAGCCTTATGCAGATATTATTGGTTTTGCTCCAGGGGGAACAAAAGCGACAAATGCTGAAGAAAACGCAAACGACAGGATACAATTTTTAGTTAGCACGATAAAAGATATTTTGCCAAAAGTTGACCAGGTTTCAAAAGAGGCAGATGCAGCAAAGAGCGAATTTGATCAAATAGATCCAAATCGTTATCCAACTGCTTTTGCTGGAAAACCTATTCGGGAAGATTTAACAAAAGGAATTGATTTAATTGATGAAGCTGCAGGGCTTGTTGCCAATAGCAAACCATTATTGCAATCAGCTCCTTATATGATGGGAATTGATTCACCGCGAACTTATTTAGTTTTATTCCAAAACGATAAAGAGCTTCGACCAACTGGCGGATTTATAACTGGATATTCAATCATGACAGTTGATAAAGGAAAAGTAAGCAATGTTACAAGTAATGATATTTATAATTTGGATAATATATATACACCAACTATTAAAGCGCCACAACCAATCATTCAATTTATAAAAGGTCCTTATGTAATAAATCCAAATCTTCGTCTTCGTGATATGAATTTTGATCCTGATTTTAAAGATTCGATGACGACTTTTGTCGCTGAAGCGCAAAAAGCCGGAATTCCGAAAATCGATGGGGTGATTGCTGTTGATACACAAGTTTTGGTTAACATCTTGAATGTTATTGGGACTGTTGGAGTTCCTGGATATGGGAATTTTGGCACACAGATTAATCCTAAATGTAATTGCCCTGATGTTGTTTATCAACTTGAAGATTTTGCCGATGTCGAAGGAAGCGTTGTCTGGGACCAAAACGATCCGACAAAAATTATTTATGCTCCAGCCAACTATTATAATCGAAAAGCAATTATTGGGCCGTTGATGAATTCTGTTCTTAAAAATTCGCTGGGGCAGCCAAAAGAAAAAATCCCCGCACTTTTCCAGGCGGCATGGAATTCTCTGACGCAAAAAGATGTTTTGTTTTATATGCTTGATGCAAATGCACAACAAGGCGTTGAATCGTTTAATATTGCAGGACGCGTTAGTGATACTCCTGCCAATGATGATTACCTTTTTGTGGATGATGCAAATTTAGGAGGACGTAAATCTAATTTGTATGTCACAAATGAAGTTGAGAGCGATGCTTCAATTGGGCTTGATGGCAGCATTACAAAAACTGTAACTTTGACTTATAAAAATTCTCAAGGCTATGATGGATGGCTCAATAGCGTTTTACCTTCATGGCTTCGTATTTATGTACCAAAAGGAAGTACATTAATTTCGATTGATGGTCTTGATAATAAACAGGCGCCATATGAAGATTTGGGAAAAACCGTTTTTGCCGGAAGCTATTCATTAAGGCCGCTTGGAGTTGTAACTATTACAGTAAAATACAAACTACCATTTAAAGCTGCAAATGGGCAATATAATTTGTTTGTACAAAAGCAGTCCGGTGTCGAGTCTATAATGGAAACTGTAAAAGTCGGGAGACAAGAACAAGATACTTTCTTGAAATCTGACCAGGAGTTTAAATTTAAGATATAA
- a CDS encoding sugar transferase, with amino-acid sequence MYYFFKRTIDIFLSVILLVLFSPVILVTAIAIKLTSPGPVFADTPKRVGKNEKLFYPYKFRSMIMNAHNLLKTDPKFKELYEEYKKSSYKLHNDPRWTPIGGFIRKHSVDEIPQLINVLKGEMSIVGPRPYYPEELKEQFEKYPEEKKYLPDVLSVKPGITGYWQINGRSAVNFDKRIAMDAYYAEKKSIMLDIQILLKTPWAMISGKGAS; translated from the coding sequence ATGTATTATTTTTTTAAGCGAACAATTGATATTTTCCTCTCAGTAATTTTGCTAGTTCTTTTTTCTCCAGTCATTTTGGTTACAGCAATTGCTATAAAATTAACATCTCCTGGACCAGTTTTTGCAGATACACCAAAAAGAGTTGGAAAGAACGAAAAACTATTTTATCCTTATAAATTTAGATCAATGATTATGAATGCTCATAATTTATTAAAGACGGACCCAAAATTTAAAGAATTATATGAGGAATATAAAAAAAGTAGTTATAAACTTCATAATGATCCAAGATGGACTCCGATTGGCGGATTTATACGTAAACATTCTGTTGATGAAATTCCACAATTAATAAATGTATTAAAAGGAGAAATGAGTATTGTTGGGCCAAGACCTTATTATCCTGAGGAGCTTAAGGAGCAGTTTGAGAAGTATCCCGAGGAAAAAAAGTATTTACCGGATGTTTTATCAGTAAAACCCGGGATAACTGGATATTGGCAAATAAATGGAAGGAGTGCTGTGAACTTTGATAAAAGGATTGCAATGGATGCATATTATGCAGAAAAAAAATCAATTATGCTTGATATACAGATTTTATTGAAAACTCCTTGGGCTATGATTTCTGGGAAAGGTGCTTCGTGA